A region from the Variovorax sp. RKNM96 genome encodes:
- the ccoO gene encoding cytochrome-c oxidase, cbb3-type subunit II, whose amino-acid sequence MNPNPNKSGGFSHEKIETNNLLMILLILFVVAIGGLVEIVPLFFQKSTTEAVTGVKPLTPLQLAGRDVYLREGCYNCHSQMIRPFRSETLRYGHYSVAGEFVYDHPFQWGSKRTGPDLHRVGGKYSDEWHRIHLNNPRDLVPESNMPAYSWLEKTLVDAEALPTHMRALRRVGVPYTDAEIDKATEEVTGKTEMEATVAYLQSLGLALK is encoded by the coding sequence ATGAACCCGAACCCGAACAAGTCCGGCGGTTTCAGCCACGAGAAGATCGAGACCAACAACCTCCTGATGATCTTGCTGATCCTCTTCGTGGTGGCCATCGGCGGCCTCGTGGAGATCGTTCCGCTCTTCTTCCAGAAATCGACTACCGAGGCAGTGACGGGCGTCAAGCCGCTCACGCCGCTGCAACTGGCCGGCCGCGACGTCTATCTGCGCGAGGGTTGCTACAACTGCCACTCGCAGATGATCCGGCCCTTCCGCTCCGAGACGCTGCGCTACGGCCACTACTCGGTGGCCGGCGAGTTCGTCTACGACCACCCGTTCCAGTGGGGCAGCAAGCGCACCGGCCCCGACCTGCATCGCGTGGGCGGCAAGTACAGCGACGAGTGGCATCGCATCCACCTGAACAATCCGCGCGACCTCGTGCCCGAATCGAACATGCCGGCCTATTCGTGGCTGGAGAAGACGCTGGTCGACGCCGAAGCCTTGCCAACCCACATGCGCGCGCTGCGCCGTGTCGGCGTGCCCTACACCGACGCGGAGATCGACAAGGCCACCGAAGAGGTCACGGGCAAGACCGAGATGGAGGCCACCGTGGCCTACCTGCAATCGCTGGGCCTGGCGCTCAAGTAG
- the ccoN gene encoding cytochrome-c oxidase, cbb3-type subunit I — MQQPNPSAAAYDDTVVRQFALMSVVWGVVGMLVGVIIASQLTFPELNLGIPWLSYGRLRPLHTNAVIFAFGGCALMATSFHVVQRTCQVPLFAPKLASFVFWGWQAVIVAAAISLPMGYTSGKEYAELEWPIDILIAVVWVSYAVVFFGTIGMRKVRHIYVANWFFGAFIIAVALLHIVNSAEVPAGWMKSYSAYAGVQDAMVQWWYGHNAVGFFLTAGFLGMMYYYIPKQAGRPVYSYRLSIVHFWALIFTYMWAGPHHLHYTALPDWTQSLGMVFSLILLAPSWGGMINGVMTLSGAWHKLRTDPILRFLIVALSFYGMSTFEGPMMSIKTVNALSHYTDWTIGHVHSGALGWVGFITMGSLYYLIPRMYGRTEMYSVKAIEAHFWMATIGIVFYIAAMWIAGVMQGLMWRAINPDGTLTYTFVESVKATFPFYVVRLIGGVLYLSGMLVMAWNVWMTAISGQSVRAAIPTPAMNPA, encoded by the coding sequence ATGCAACAACCGAACCCTTCCGCCGCGGCATACGACGACACCGTCGTGCGGCAGTTCGCGCTCATGTCGGTGGTCTGGGGCGTGGTCGGCATGCTGGTCGGGGTGATCATCGCTTCGCAGCTGACATTTCCCGAACTCAACCTCGGCATTCCATGGCTCAGCTACGGGCGGCTTCGGCCGCTGCACACCAACGCGGTCATCTTCGCGTTCGGCGGCTGCGCGCTGATGGCCACGAGCTTTCACGTGGTGCAGCGCACCTGCCAGGTGCCGCTGTTCGCGCCCAAGCTTGCGTCGTTCGTGTTCTGGGGCTGGCAGGCCGTGATCGTGGCGGCTGCCATCAGCCTGCCGATGGGCTACACCAGCGGCAAGGAGTACGCCGAGCTCGAGTGGCCCATCGACATCCTGATCGCCGTCGTCTGGGTGTCCTACGCCGTCGTGTTCTTCGGCACCATCGGCATGCGAAAGGTGCGCCACATCTACGTGGCGAACTGGTTCTTCGGCGCCTTCATCATCGCGGTGGCCCTGCTGCACATCGTCAACAGCGCCGAGGTTCCCGCGGGCTGGATGAAGAGCTACTCGGCCTACGCCGGCGTGCAGGACGCGATGGTGCAGTGGTGGTACGGCCATAACGCCGTGGGCTTCTTCCTCACCGCGGGCTTCCTGGGAATGATGTACTACTACATCCCCAAGCAGGCCGGCCGTCCGGTGTACTCGTACCGGTTGTCCATCGTCCACTTCTGGGCGCTGATCTTCACCTACATGTGGGCGGGCCCGCACCACCTGCACTACACGGCGCTGCCGGACTGGACGCAGTCGCTGGGCATGGTGTTTTCGCTGATCCTGCTGGCGCCCAGCTGGGGCGGAATGATCAATGGCGTCATGACGCTTTCGGGCGCCTGGCACAAGCTGCGCACCGACCCGATCCTGCGCTTCCTGATCGTGGCGCTGTCGTTCTACGGCATGTCGACCTTCGAGGGGCCGATGATGTCCATCAAGACCGTCAACGCCCTGAGCCATTACACCGACTGGACCATCGGGCACGTGCACTCCGGCGCGCTCGGCTGGGTCGGCTTCATCACCATGGGGTCGCTGTACTACCTGATTCCGCGCATGTACGGCCGAACCGAGATGTACAGCGTGAAGGCCATCGAGGCGCACTTCTGGATGGCCACCATCGGCATCGTGTTCTACATCGCCGCGATGTGGATCGCCGGCGTGATGCAGGGCCTGATGTGGCGTGCGATCAACCCCGACGGCACGCTCACCTACACCTTCGTGGAGAGCGTGAAGGCCACCTTCCCGTTCTACGTGGTGCGCCTGATCGGCGGGGTGCTCTACCTCTCGGGAATGCTGGTGATGGCCTGGAACGTCTGGATGACGGCGATCTCCGGCCAGTCCGTGCGCGCCGCGATCCCGACCCCCGCCATGAACCCCGCCTGA
- the ccoS gene encoding cbb3-type cytochrome oxidase assembly protein CcoS, translating to MDILFLLIPLSVMLVLAILGGLWWAIERGQFEDIDTEGDRILRGD from the coding sequence ATGGACATCCTCTTCCTGCTCATTCCGCTGTCGGTGATGCTCGTCCTCGCCATCCTCGGCGGGCTCTGGTGGGCCATCGAGCGCGGGCAGTTCGAAGACATCGACACCGAAGGCGACCGCATCCTGCGCGGCGATTGA
- a CDS encoding MerR family transcriptional regulator, which produces MEKALPPIPVKRYFTIGEVGELCGVKPHVLRYWEQEFTQLRPMKRRGNRRYYQHHEVLMIRRIRDLLYDQGFTISGARNKLQELVQGERDRRKAGEVPLEGMEAIEIDQEEFDAAVVQDSPDQTAPRTVDLSQLLHLRRELFEIRELLTVGR; this is translated from the coding sequence ATGGAGAAAGCGCTCCCGCCGATTCCTGTCAAACGCTACTTCACCATCGGTGAAGTCGGCGAACTCTGCGGCGTGAAGCCGCACGTGCTGCGTTACTGGGAACAAGAGTTCACGCAGTTGCGGCCCATGAAGCGCCGCGGCAATCGTCGCTACTACCAGCACCACGAAGTGCTCATGATCCGCCGCATCCGCGACCTGCTCTACGACCAGGGTTTCACGATCAGTGGCGCGCGCAACAAGCTGCAAGAGCTCGTGCAGGGCGAACGCGATCGCCGCAAGGCCGGCGAGGTGCCGCTTGAAGGCATGGAGGCAATCGAGATCGACCAGGAAGAATTCGACGCCGCCGTGGTGCAGGACAGCCCCGACCAGACCGCGCCGCGCACGGTCGATCTGTCGCAGTTGTTGCACCTTCGCCGCGAGCTTTTTGAAATTCGTGAGCTCCTGACCGTCGGACGCTGA
- a CDS encoding integration host factor subunit alpha, with the protein MNAAEFTLEALETPALTKAHLADLLFEQIGLNKRESKDMVEAFFELVANSLIEGTDVKISGFGNFQIRVKAPRPGRNPRTGEAIPIGERRVATFHASAKLKEQIHGSIEQSGSSEVEWSLGTE; encoded by the coding sequence ATGAACGCTGCCGAATTCACGCTCGAGGCCCTCGAAACGCCGGCGCTCACCAAGGCGCACCTGGCCGACCTGCTGTTCGAGCAGATCGGCCTCAACAAGCGCGAGTCCAAGGACATGGTCGAGGCGTTCTTCGAGCTCGTGGCCAACAGCCTGATCGAAGGCACGGATGTGAAGATCTCGGGCTTCGGCAACTTCCAGATTCGCGTGAAGGCGCCGCGGCCCGGCCGCAATCCGCGCACCGGCGAAGCCATTCCGATCGGCGAACGTCGCGTTGCCACGTTCCATGCGAGCGCCAAGCTCAAGGAACAGATTCACGGAAGCATCGAGCAGAGCGGCTCATCCGAAGTCGAGTGGAGCCTGGGCACCGAATAG
- the pheT gene encoding phenylalanine--tRNA ligase subunit beta, with translation MQFPESWLREFCNPPLDSATLAETLTMGGFEVEERRPVAPPFTRIVVGEIKEAVQHPNADRLRVCQVDAGQGALLNIVCGAPNARVGIKVPCALVGAELPPGEDGKPFLIKLGKLRGVESQGMLCSARELKLSEDHGGLLELDADAPIGADVRDVLKLDDALLTLKLTPNLAHGLSVYGVARELAALTGTPLKTPAIAPVATSFNDVLPVKIDAPELCGRFSGRIVRGVNTTVATPAWMVERLARCGQRSVTPLVDISNYVMFEYGQPSHIFDLDKIHGGLTVRWGKAGEQLKLLNGTTITVDDKVGVIADDREVESLAGIMGGDATSVSDDTRNIYVEAAFWWPEAVQGRSRRFNFSTDAGHRYERGVDPSRSVEIIERITQLIIEICGGEAGKMDDQTLQVPAAVPVTLRVARAARVIGMSLTQAQCADALNRLGFAITEGEGTLTVTPPPHRFDLLIEEDLIEEVARLIGFNNLPTTAPLAPITARVRPEAQRSRFAVRRSIAALGYQETINFSFVEAHWEQDLAGNANPIKLLNPIASQMSVMRSSLLGSLLQVLKFNLDRKAPRVRVFELGRVFMRDDSVATTDSTVRGVNQPMRVAGLAWGDADEARWDGKPQRIDFYDVKGDVEALLAPLVPSFEPAEHPALHPGRSARISVDGKAIGFVGELHPRWRQKWDFAQAPVLFELDLDAITARPVPVAQPVPKHQAVERDIAVVVAEAVTHEALMQAIRTTAAAQGLLRDATLFDIYRPQPLRDGAVAAPGALAQGEKSMAVRLSFQSDSATLTDEQVEPAVRAIVEQLGAKVGGRLRG, from the coding sequence ATGCAATTCCCGGAATCCTGGCTGCGCGAGTTCTGCAACCCGCCCCTCGACAGCGCCACACTGGCCGAAACGCTCACCATGGGCGGCTTCGAGGTCGAAGAGCGCCGACCGGTGGCGCCGCCGTTCACGCGCATCGTGGTCGGCGAAATCAAGGAAGCGGTGCAACACCCGAATGCCGATCGCCTGCGCGTGTGCCAGGTCGATGCGGGGCAGGGCGCCTTGCTCAACATCGTGTGCGGCGCGCCCAATGCGCGCGTCGGCATCAAGGTGCCTTGCGCGCTCGTCGGCGCCGAACTGCCGCCGGGTGAAGACGGCAAGCCTTTCCTCATCAAGCTGGGCAAGCTGCGCGGCGTCGAGAGCCAGGGCATGCTGTGCTCGGCGCGCGAACTGAAGCTGAGCGAAGACCACGGCGGCCTGCTCGAGCTCGATGCCGATGCGCCCATCGGTGCCGACGTGCGCGATGTGCTCAAGCTCGACGACGCCCTGCTGACCCTCAAGCTCACGCCCAACCTCGCGCACGGTCTGAGCGTCTACGGTGTCGCGCGCGAACTCGCGGCGCTCACCGGTACGCCGCTCAAGACGCCTGCCATCGCGCCCGTGGCCACCTCGTTCAACGACGTGTTGCCGGTCAAGATCGACGCGCCCGAACTCTGCGGCCGCTTCTCCGGCCGCATCGTGCGCGGTGTGAACACCACCGTCGCCACGCCCGCCTGGATGGTCGAGCGCCTCGCGCGTTGCGGCCAGCGCAGCGTGACGCCGTTGGTCGACATCTCGAACTACGTGATGTTCGAGTACGGCCAGCCCAGCCACATCTTCGACCTCGACAAGATCCACGGCGGCCTCACGGTGCGCTGGGGCAAGGCGGGCGAGCAGCTCAAGCTGCTGAACGGCACCACGATCACCGTCGACGACAAGGTCGGCGTGATCGCCGACGATCGCGAAGTCGAATCGCTGGCCGGCATCATGGGCGGCGATGCGACCTCGGTGTCAGACGACACCCGCAACATCTACGTCGAGGCCGCGTTCTGGTGGCCCGAGGCCGTGCAGGGCCGCTCGCGTCGCTTCAACTTCTCGACCGATGCGGGTCACCGCTACGAGCGCGGTGTGGATCCGAGCCGCAGCGTCGAGATCATCGAGCGCATCACGCAACTGATCATCGAGATCTGCGGTGGCGAAGCCGGCAAGATGGACGACCAGACGCTGCAGGTGCCCGCCGCCGTGCCCGTCACGCTGCGCGTGGCGCGTGCCGCGCGCGTGATCGGCATGTCGCTGACGCAGGCGCAATGCGCCGATGCGCTGAATCGCCTCGGCTTCGCCATCACCGAAGGCGAAGGCACGCTGACCGTGACCCCGCCGCCGCACCGCTTCGACCTGCTGATCGAAGAAGACCTGATCGAAGAAGTCGCGCGCCTGATTGGCTTCAACAACCTGCCGACCACCGCACCGCTCGCGCCCATCACCGCCCGCGTGCGGCCTGAAGCACAGCGCAGCCGCTTCGCCGTGCGTCGCAGCATCGCGGCCCTTGGCTACCAGGAAACCATCAACTTCAGCTTTGTCGAAGCGCACTGGGAGCAGGACCTCGCCGGCAATGCCAACCCCATCAAGCTGCTGAACCCCATCGCGAGCCAGATGAGCGTGATGCGCTCCTCGCTGCTCGGCTCGCTGCTGCAGGTGCTCAAGTTCAATCTCGACCGCAAGGCGCCGCGCGTGCGCGTGTTCGAGCTGGGCCGCGTGTTCATGCGCGACGACAGTGTCGCCACCACCGACAGCACCGTGCGTGGTGTGAACCAGCCGATGCGCGTTGCAGGTCTCGCCTGGGGCGATGCCGATGAAGCACGCTGGGACGGCAAGCCGCAGCGCATCGACTTCTACGACGTCAAGGGCGACGTCGAGGCGCTGCTCGCACCGCTGGTGCCGAGCTTCGAGCCGGCCGAGCATCCCGCATTGCACCCCGGCCGTTCGGCCCGTATCTCGGTCGACGGCAAGGCCATCGGCTTCGTCGGCGAACTGCATCCGCGCTGGCGTCAGAAGTGGGACTTCGCGCAGGCGCCTGTGCTGTTCGAGCTCGACCTCGATGCGATCACTGCGCGTCCTGTGCCCGTGGCGCAGCCGGTGCCCAAGCACCAGGCGGTCGAACGCGATATCGCGGTCGTGGTCGCCGAGGCCGTCACGCACGAGGCGTTGATGCAGGCGATTCGCACCACCGCGGCCGCACAGGGCCTGCTGCGCGATGCGACGCTGTTCGACATCTACCGCCCGCAGCCGCTGCGCGATGGAGCGGTCGCGGCACCCGGCGCGCTGGCGCAGGGCGAGAAGAGCATGGCGGTGCGCCTGAGCTTCCAGAGCGACAGCGCCACCCTGACGGACGAGCAGGTCGAACCCGCAGTCCGTGCAATCGTCGAACAACTGGGCGCCAAGGTCGGTGGCCGCTTGAGAGGATGA
- the pheS gene encoding phenylalanine--tRNA ligase subunit alpha, translating into MNELDSLAATARAAFAEAKTPAELENAKAQFLGKSGRITELMKGMAALSVEEKKSRGAAINVAKQAIESALTDRRQQLADEELSLQLRAEALDVSLPGRRRIPGGLHPVSRTLERIEEIFSSMGFDVADGPEIESDWHSFTSLNNPPNHPARSMQDTFYVDLNGDDGIPYNLRPHTSPMQVRYAHQHIKKYAAEFAAAAADKTGTIKAPEIRVIAPGRTYRVDSDATHSPMFHQCEGLWLGENVSFKDLKVVFTDFCRTFFERDDLVLRFRPSFFPFTEPSAEIDIQFASGPLAGRWLEVSGSGQVHPNVVRNMGLDPERYIGFAFGMGPDRLTMLRYGVNDLRLFFDGDLRFLSQFQ; encoded by the coding sequence ATGAACGAGTTGGACTCCCTTGCAGCCACCGCACGCGCCGCCTTCGCCGAAGCGAAAACGCCCGCCGAGCTCGAAAACGCCAAGGCCCAGTTCCTCGGCAAGTCGGGCCGCATCACCGAGTTGATGAAGGGCATGGCCGCGCTGAGTGTCGAAGAGAAGAAGTCCCGCGGCGCCGCGATCAACGTGGCCAAGCAGGCCATCGAGTCCGCGCTGACCGATCGCCGCCAGCAACTGGCCGACGAAGAACTCTCCCTGCAACTGCGCGCCGAAGCGCTCGACGTGAGCCTGCCAGGCCGTCGCCGCATTCCCGGTGGATTGCACCCCGTGAGCCGCACCCTGGAGCGCATCGAGGAGATCTTCTCGAGCATGGGCTTCGATGTGGCCGACGGCCCCGAGATCGAGAGCGACTGGCACAGCTTCACCTCGCTCAACAACCCGCCGAACCATCCTGCACGCTCGATGCAGGACACCTTCTACGTCGACCTCAACGGCGACGACGGCATCCCCTACAACCTGCGTCCGCACACCAGCCCGATGCAGGTGCGCTATGCGCATCAGCACATCAAGAAGTACGCCGCCGAGTTCGCGGCCGCTGCCGCCGACAAGACGGGCACCATCAAGGCCCCCGAGATCCGCGTGATCGCCCCCGGCCGCACCTACCGCGTCGACAGCGATGCCACCCACTCGCCCATGTTCCACCAGTGCGAAGGCCTCTGGCTCGGCGAGAACGTGAGCTTCAAGGACCTGAAGGTCGTCTTCACCGACTTCTGCCGCACATTCTTCGAGCGCGACGACCTCGTGCTGCGTTTCCGCCCGAGCTTCTTCCCGTTCACCGAGCCGAGCGCCGAGATCGACATCCAGTTCGCGAGCGGCCCGCTGGCCGGCCGCTGGCTCGAGGTGTCGGGTTCGGGCCAGGTGCATCCGAACGTCGTGCGCAACATGGGGCTGGACCCCGAGCGCTACATCGGCTTCGCCTTCGGCATGGGCCCCGACCGGCTCACGATGCTGCGCTACGGCGTGAACGACCTGCGCCTCTTCTTCGACGGCGACCTGCGTTTTCTCTCGCAGTTCCAGTAA
- the rplT gene encoding 50S ribosomal protein L20, which produces MPRVKRGVTARARHKKVLALAKGFRGRRGNVFRVAKQAVMKAGQYAYRDRRTKKRVFRQLWIARINAASRELGLTYSQFANGIRKAGIEIDRKMLADIAVHDKAAFAGIVEQVKAKLAA; this is translated from the coding sequence ATGCCTCGCGTCAAACGTGGTGTAACGGCTCGCGCCCGCCACAAGAAAGTTCTCGCACTCGCCAAGGGTTTCCGCGGTCGCCGCGGCAATGTCTTCCGCGTCGCCAAACAGGCGGTGATGAAGGCAGGCCAATACGCCTACCGTGACCGCCGTACCAAGAAGCGCGTGTTCCGTCAGCTGTGGATCGCGCGTATCAACGCCGCCTCGCGTGAACTGGGCCTGACCTACAGCCAGTTCGCCAACGGCATCCGCAAGGCCGGTATCGAGATCGACCGCAAGATGCTTGCGGACATCGCCGTGCACGACAAGGCCGCTTTTGCCGGCATCGTGGAGCAGGTCAAGGCCAAGCTGGCTGCTTGA
- the rpmI gene encoding 50S ribosomal protein L35 produces the protein MPKMKTKSSAKKRFRVRPGGTVKRGQAFKRHILTKKTTKNKRHLRGAVAVHETNMVSVAAMLPGRGI, from the coding sequence ATGCCCAAAATGAAGACCAAGAGCAGCGCGAAAAAACGTTTCCGCGTTCGTCCCGGTGGCACCGTCAAGCGCGGTCAAGCCTTCAAGCGTCACATCTTGACGAAGAAGACCACCAAGAACAAGCGTCACCTCCGCGGTGCAGTCGCAGTGCATGAGACCAACATGGTTTCTGTCGCCGCCATGCTGCCCGGCCGTGGCATTTAA
- the infC gene encoding translation initiation factor IF-3 — protein sequence MLTIATAFRDRRHREERQHRLNREIMAPEVRLVGPENEPMGVMSLSEALRLAGEADVDLVEVVAAANPPVCRLIEYGKFKYHEQKKAAEAKSKQKVIEVKEIKFRPGTDDGDYNIKMRNIKRFLEDGDKCKITLRFRGREITHQELGLALLQRIRDELGDLIMVEQFPKLEGRQMIMMIAPGRKKAGGGASKPAADAAPATAPAATA from the coding sequence ATTCTGACCATCGCTACTGCATTTCGCGACCGCCGCCACCGCGAGGAACGCCAACACCGCCTGAACCGGGAAATCATGGCCCCGGAAGTCCGCCTTGTAGGCCCGGAAAACGAGCCAATGGGTGTTATGAGTCTCTCGGAGGCCCTGCGCCTTGCTGGCGAGGCCGACGTGGATCTGGTGGAGGTCGTCGCGGCGGCCAACCCACCGGTATGTCGCCTGATCGAGTACGGCAAGTTCAAGTACCACGAGCAGAAGAAGGCGGCCGAGGCGAAGTCAAAGCAGAAGGTCATCGAGGTCAAGGAAATCAAGTTCCGGCCCGGTACCGACGATGGTGACTACAACATCAAGATGCGCAATATCAAGCGCTTTCTTGAAGACGGCGACAAATGCAAGATCACGCTGCGCTTCCGCGGTCGCGAGATCACGCACCAGGAGCTCGGTCTGGCATTGCTGCAGCGTATCCGCGACGAACTGGGCGACCTCATCATGGTTGAGCAGTTTCCGAAGCTGGAAGGCCGGCAGATGATCATGATGATCGCGCCGGGCCGCAAGAAGGCCGGTGGCGGTGCATCGAAGCCGGCAGCAGACGCTGCGCCGGCAACGGCGCCCGCGGCAACCGCCTGA
- the thrS gene encoding threonine--tRNA ligase: MIQITLPDNSRREFPGPVSVAEVAQSIGPGLAKMTVAGKVDGRLVDASDLIDHDAKLQIITPKDDEGLEIIRHSTAHLVGHAVKQLYPTAKMVIGPVIDEGFYYDISYERPFTPEDMAAIEARMRELIAQDYDVVKKMTPRAEVIEVFKSRGEDYKLRLVEDMPDEQAMGLYYHQEYVDMCRGPHVPNTRFLKVFKLTKLAGAYWRGDAKNEQLQRIYGTAWADKKQLDQYIQRIEEAEKRDHRKLGKELDLFHIDEVAPGVVFWHPKGWAVWQAVEQYMRGIYRDTGYWEVKGPQILDKSLWEKTGHWQNYRDNMFTTESEKREYALKPMNCPGHVLIFKSDLRSYRDLPLRYGEFGQCHRNEPSGALHGIMRVRGFTQDDGHIFCTEDQILDECIAYTEQLQKVYADFGFTDILYKVATRPENRVGSDELWDKAEHAVMESLRRSGVDFIISPGDGAFYGPKIEYTLRDAIGRQWQCGTMQVDFNTAERLGGEYVTESSGRAHPVMLHRAIVGSLERFIGMLIEHHSGAMPAWLAPVQVAVLNISEGQADYAAQVAKTLQNQGLRVQLDLHNEKITYKIRKHSLQKLPYILVVGDKEKEAGAVAVRARGNQDLGAMSLESFVQRLVQDVADKR; encoded by the coding sequence ATGATCCAGATCACGCTCCCCGACAACTCGCGCCGCGAGTTCCCAGGCCCGGTTTCGGTGGCCGAAGTGGCCCAGTCCATCGGCCCCGGTCTTGCCAAAATGACGGTGGCCGGCAAGGTCGACGGCCGGCTCGTCGATGCCAGCGACCTCATCGACCACGACGCCAAGCTCCAGATCATCACGCCCAAGGACGACGAGGGCCTCGAGATCATTCGTCACTCGACGGCCCACCTGGTCGGACATGCAGTGAAGCAGCTCTATCCGACGGCGAAGATGGTGATCGGTCCGGTGATCGACGAAGGTTTTTACTACGACATTTCCTACGAGCGCCCTTTCACGCCCGAGGACATGGCGGCGATCGAAGCGCGCATGCGCGAGCTCATTGCCCAGGACTACGACGTCGTCAAGAAGATGACGCCGCGCGCCGAAGTGATCGAGGTCTTCAAGTCGCGCGGCGAAGACTACAAGCTGCGCCTGGTCGAAGACATGCCCGACGAGCAGGCCATGGGCCTCTACTACCACCAGGAATACGTCGACATGTGCCGCGGCCCGCACGTGCCGAACACGCGTTTCCTCAAGGTCTTCAAGCTCACGAAGCTGGCCGGCGCCTACTGGCGCGGCGACGCCAAGAACGAGCAGTTGCAGCGCATCTACGGCACGGCCTGGGCCGACAAGAAGCAGCTCGACCAGTACATCCAGCGCATCGAGGAAGCCGAGAAGCGCGACCATCGCAAGCTCGGCAAGGAGCTCGACCTGTTCCACATCGACGAAGTGGCGCCGGGCGTGGTGTTCTGGCACCCCAAGGGCTGGGCGGTGTGGCAGGCGGTGGAGCAGTACATGCGCGGCATCTACCGCGACACGGGCTACTGGGAGGTGAAGGGCCCGCAGATCCTCGACAAGAGCCTGTGGGAGAAAACGGGCCACTGGCAGAACTACCGCGACAACATGTTCACGACGGAATCGGAGAAGCGCGAATACGCGTTGAAGCCGATGAACTGCCCGGGCCACGTGCTGATCTTCAAGAGCGACCTGCGCAGCTATCGCGACCTGCCGCTGCGCTACGGTGAATTCGGCCAGTGCCACCGCAACGAACCCAGCGGCGCGCTGCACGGGATCATGCGCGTGCGCGGCTTCACGCAGGACGACGGACACATCTTCTGTACGGAAGACCAGATCCTCGACGAATGCATCGCCTACACGGAGCAACTGCAGAAGGTCTACGCCGACTTCGGCTTCACGGACATCCTCTACAAGGTCGCCACGCGGCCCGAGAACCGCGTCGGCTCCGATGAGCTGTGGGACAAGGCCGAGCATGCGGTGATGGAATCGCTGCGCCGCTCGGGTGTCGACTTCATCATCTCGCCGGGCGATGGCGCCTTCTACGGCCCGAAGATCGAATACACGCTGCGCGACGCCATCGGCCGCCAGTGGCAGTGCGGCACGATGCAGGTCGACTTCAACACGGCCGAGCGTCTGGGCGGCGAATACGTCACGGAATCGAGCGGCCGCGCCCACCCCGTGATGCTGCATCGCGCCATCGTGGGCAGCCTGGAGCGGTTCATCGGCATGCTGATCGAACACCACTCCGGCGCAATGCCTGCATGGCTCGCTCCGGTGCAGGTAGCGGTGCTCAATATCAGCGAAGGACAGGCCGATTACGCTGCGCAAGTTGCGAAAACGCTGCAAAATCAAGGGCTTAGGGTTCAGCTTGACCTGCACAACGAGAAGATTACGTATAAAATACGGAAGCATTCGTTGCAAAAGCTCCCTTACATCCTCGTCGTGGGCGACAAGGAAAAGGAAGCAGGTGCCGTCGCAGTGCGCGCCCGGGGCAATCAAGACCTCGGAGCAATGTCCCTCGAATCGTTCGTGCAACGGCTCGTCCAGGATGTTGCCGACAAGCGTTGA
- a CDS encoding antibiotic biosynthesis monooxygenase, which yields MIKFALFVRLEAKPGKESEVQEFLEAGLAMARDEKTTPIWFALRLSPTTFGIFDAFEDEAGRQAHLTGPIAQALMAKAPELFASPPSIEPIEVLGLKNTAATA from the coding sequence ATGATCAAGTTCGCACTGTTCGTCCGCCTCGAAGCCAAGCCTGGCAAGGAATCCGAAGTTCAGGAATTCCTCGAAGCCGGCCTCGCCATGGCGCGCGATGAGAAGACCACGCCGATCTGGTTTGCGCTGCGACTGTCACCGACCACCTTCGGCATCTTTGACGCTTTCGAAGACGAGGCAGGGCGCCAAGCCCACCTCACGGGCCCGATTGCGCAGGCCCTGATGGCGAAGGCCCCCGAGCTGTTCGCCAGCCCGCCGTCGATCGAACCCATCGAGGTGCTGGGACTCAAGAACACCGCAGCCACGGCCTGA